The region GATGAAGCATTCAAAACATACTTTGGCTATAAGCAGTCAACTCAGGTTTACAACCGTCAGAATTATGGAACCGCAGAATGGGTCAATTTATTAAAAAACGAACTTGACAATTCAAGGCCTTTGCTTTATAGAGGTGCCGGCACAGGAGGTGGGCATTTTTTTGACATCGATGGATACGACAATAATAATTTCTTTCATATCAATTGGGGATGGGGTGGCGCTTATGATGGTTATTTTACCATTGATGCACTCAATCCGGGTGGAGTCGGAACCGGTGGAGGGACCGGAGGATACAATTCAGGTCATTATGCCATTTTGGGCATTCAGCCAGAGCAGACCAGTACGGGCAGCTTTGATCTCAGTCTTTATTCAGCCATGGAAGTTAATCCTACTTCATTGGGTTCAAATCAAGCATTCAAAGTTTCTGTGAAAATTGCCAATTTAGGAATGTCAGCATTTAGTGGAGACTTTTGTGCGGCTGTTTTTACAAATGAAGGTGTCTTTGTAGATTTTGTTCAAATCTTAAACAACCAAAATCTTCAAAATGGATTTTACAATACATACGAATTCAACTCTGCCGGGATGACGCTTATTCCGGGAAAGCACACCATTGGACTTTACTACCGCAATCCAGACAAGGAATGGACTTTAATCAATCAATCTACGTACAATAACCCAATAAGTCTGACGGTGGCCAGTAATGCGAATGTAATTGCCATGTATTCAAAAATGAATTTCAGCTCCAACCCGATCGTACAGGACCAGGCGTTTACGGTAACTGCTGACATTGCTAATTATGGAGCTACAGATTTTAAGGGATGGCTGTCTGCAGATATTTTTGACAAAGAGGGCAAATGGGTTGAAACAATAGCTGAAATCGAAAATACCGTAATCAAGGCAGGTTTTTTTAATTCCGGATTTCAATTTTCAAATGATGGATTATCCCTTGATCCCGGGAGTTATTACATTGCCCTGTTTAATTCAACAAATTACACTGATTGGTACATCCTTTCCAATACTTTGTATGACAATCCTGTATTGATCAATGTTGTTTCACCGGGAATCACTGCCGATAAATATGAAGACAATAATTCAAGAGAAACTGCCTACAATTTACCATATACTTTTAATGGAAGTCAGGCTCATATAAACACCATAGGCTCAAATTTTCATAACAGGACAGAATATGATTTTTATAAAGTAATATTGCCGGCAGGATCAGAATATAAAATTGAAACTAAAATAGGAGACCGATTCAGTAGCCTGGATGGTAAAGATTACTCTGCAGATATTTTAATTTCTTATGATCTCGGCAATGGATATTCTGAGGCTTATGACTATTCAATACCAAATAATATTATTTTGAAAAACGGAGGCGAGGCCTTGTTCTACATTGCCCCCTATTCTGCAGGCGAAACTGGAACTTATATATTGGATTTAAAGATTACTAAAACTCAACCTTCAGCAAGTAAAGATTTCATAAATGAAAATCTACTAAATTGCTCGCCAAATCCAGCCAATAACCTCCTTTATTTAGAAACTACTGCAACTCTTACCGGAGCAAGTGATGTTAAAATTTTTAATACCACAGGACAACTTATAAAAGCAATAAATAAAATTTCCATTGGTACTCAGAAAATGCCGATAGATGTAAGCAGCCTCCAAAATGGTCTCTATTATCTTAAAATTCAGAATCAGTTAATGGAATCTAATTCAATAAAAATAAATATTTTACATTAGATGAACTTGAATAGAATTTCAAGCATACTTATTATTTTATTGTTTTGTCTGTGTTGCACGAGGAAGGGGATCATGAATGATTTTGACAGTTCAGGGCCTCCAACGATGATTTATAAAATGAAAGAAGAATCCTATAAAGTCCTTGTGCCGGTGATGCTTTCCGCGGATAGATCTGAAATTATTGCATATCCTGCAAAACAAGATCTGTTAAAAAATAATAGATACACCTATCCTACAGAATTGACCAAAGGATATTTTTTAGATAACCGTGGTATCAATGCTCAAACTGCCCTGTTGAAACTAAATTATGAAATGTATTTAAAAATGGAAGATGGTTTTTCTTCAAAGGATTTAATTCTTCAAATAAAAGACAAAAACCCATTTATCGAACTCTATGATTGTGGCAATAGATTTAAATTCAATAACGAAGTTAAAGAGATCAATCAAATGATTCTGAAGAACAAATTAAAGAACTGCAAATGTCTTATAAAGCAATAAAGTTTCCGGAAATTTAACAAATTCAACGGATTTTCGATTACAATTACAATTCCTTAAAACTAAAATGTATCTGCCTGTACATATCTTTTTAATATTTAAATGACAGGCCTGTTTATCTGAAATTATTTCCAACTAATTTGTTGGGAGCCTGCGGCTCTGCTGTCTTCAAGACGCGTTATGGTTGAATTTCTTACATCTACCATATAAATTCTTAATCCGCTGACTACGGCAATGTATCTACTGTCGGGAGACCAGGTTGGAGCAGAAGGCACAGTTAAATCTGTTTTTATTTGCCGGGGATTTGAACCATCAAATGACATGGTCCACAATTCATAACTACTTATAAATGCTATGGTATTACCATCCGGACTTACACTGGGACTGTTTACATCTGTTAGATTAGGATCTATTCGTGTGATGGAATTAAAATCCTTATCAATTAAATAAAGTCCATTGTTTCTAGAAGGGGCCCCCTGAACAATCAATGAACCATCAGGCGCCCAACTTGGTGAGTAATAACTTTGATCAAGCTTGTCTGGATTACCAACGCTTAATAATAATTGTCCGGATTGAGCATCGACCACATAAGTCACCTGATTATAAGGATACCCATCGTATGCCACATATTTCTGATCAAATGAAATACGAGGTGAGTTTAAAAAATTTCTGTCTTTATTATTGGGATCTACGCTCCAGGAAACAAGCGTTCTTCGATTTGCACCGTATAGGTCCGTAATCATGATTCTGCCTTGGTGATTTTCGATGGCCAGGATATCCCCATTGGCCATGATGTCCGGCTGTATTGCATTATTCATCAGCTGTTCAACATTTCCATCTTTTGCTGATATCCTGAACAATGTTCCACCTGCCTGAGAGCCATCATTATAATAGATGGATCCTGAGAAATCACTGTCAGACGAATCATTTGAGGGACAGCCTGTAAGCACAAATAAAAAAAGCAAAACGAAACAATGTAGTAGTAGCCTGTTCATAATAAAAATTTTAAATAATTTATAAAGGACAATGTTTTTAGAAATAATTAATCTCCGTTTTTTATAAATCTCTAGAATCTGAATAAAACGCAAAAAAAAAAAATCAAGTTTAGTGGAACGGCAATACCTATGCCCAAAATGAAAATTGAACTATGATTCAGATCGCAAACAAAGCGCTGAACAAAATATGAAACGCCCTTGGCAAATGTAAGTCAGTATTTCCAATTTTGGTGAATTGCCTGTATATTTATTTTTAATATTGATTATCAACCGTGTTTCAAATATACTTGTCGATAAAATTGACCTTTGGACACTTTAGCCTTTCAACTCTATTTTGCCGTTTAAGAATAATATTTTACATATACATCCTGGCGATGGTTTGAGAAACCTAACAGGTGATTATTATCATACAGCGTGAAGTAGGGTTCCTAAAAGTCCAATTTAACATACTTAAATCAGGAACGGCGAAACGAATAATTTCGGATTCATTTTTTCGAATTTCAATACCCTTTCAAAACCATTTTTAAAAAAATCCACCACCTTTTAATGTGAATAAAAAATTCTAAGAAAACAAGTTCGACTCCATGTTCTAAAGATCTTACCCTATAAACTTTTACCTTCATCAGGAAACTTTATTAAAGTGATTTTTAGGATCTAAATTTACATTACCAAGTACCTGGCTTTAGAATCCAATTTCTATCTGGGTGGTCCTGACATAAGCATAATGGCAAGCTTCGTGATCATCAAAATGACTATCCAGGAAATTCCGATAAATTTACAACCGTATCCATACATCTCATTTCCTTTGGTGGTGTTGTAGGAAAGGTATGAACTCAAGCCCAATAGTAATCCCGCAATCAAATACACAAAGGCTTCTGATTTTGGATGATATGAATCAATAAGAGTTACCCAAAATCCTTTGAGCAGAAAAAGAACGGCCAGTGCATTGATGCCTGCCATCAGTATGTAAATCATTTTTAACATTGCTAACCATATTTATGAGCATGAAAAATATTTTGTAAAAATATCTGACAATATTTATTTTACTACACTTTCCTTATCCAACTTTTGAATAGCGCGTTTTGAAAAAAAAATGAATCTTTATATGTACACATGGTTCAAAACAAACAAAATATTTTCTAAACATTACCTTTCATGAATTCTCTGATAATTTCCAGGTACAAATCTATTTCCCGCAAATGTGTACGGAAAGAAAGAATTGCGATGCGTATCCAGTATTGCTGATGAATGGTGGTTGAAGAAACAAACATCCGGCCATCTCGCACCACGTGGTCCACAAGTGCCGCATTAAATGCATCTGCGTCTCCCTGAAGTGGAACATAACGGTAAATGCATACGGACAAATCCGGATAGGAACCAACTTCAAAACCCATCTTACGGATCTCCTCATAAAAATATCTGCACAAAAGTATTTTTTCCTCCAGGGCTGCCTTGAAAGGTTCAATGCCATACAAACGCAATGGAATCCACAATCTCAATCCCCTAAAGTGTTTGGTGAGCTCAGGAGAAAGGTCGGAGGCACTGAGTTCTTCCATCGCCTGTACGGTATCCTGCATGTATGCAGCACGATAATAATGGGCTTTGTATTGAGAGGCAGTATCTTTGATAAGGACCGCTCCCAGACCGTATGATAAAAATAAGCCCTTATGCGGATCAATGGCAAGCGAGTCAGCTCGCTCGATTCCGGAGAATTTATTTTTAAGCGGATAACCAAGTTCATCCTCAAGATCTGCTAAAATAAAAAATCCCCCATAAGCTGCATCGACATGAAACCACAGATGATAATCCTCTGCCACCGTTGCCAATTCATTAAGCGGGTCTACTGCTCCGGTATCTGTGGTACCGGCAGATCCAATGATGATGAAGGGTTCAAAACCTAATTCCAGATCTTCCTCAATCTTCTTCCTTAAATCTACCGGATCCATTCTGAAACGATCATCCATGGCTACAAATCGGGTTCTGGCTTCGCGCATCCCACAAATACGGATGGCCTTGTGTACACAATGATGAACCTGTGAAGTCAGGTAGATGCACTGTTTGTTGAATTCAGCTGCCTTAAGCTCTTTAGCTTCCCGGGCAGTGGTAAAGGCTATGAGGTTGGCTATGCTTCCCCCACTGGTGAGATTGCCATGCGCGGTAGATGGAAAACCCATGATTCGGCAGAGCCATCGTATGAGTTCATTTTCAAGTTTTACAGCACCGGGACCGCTGTAGTATATTCCGGCATATTGGTTGCATACAGCAGCCAGATAATCTCCCAACGCACCTGCGTACAAACCACCTCCTGGTATATAACCCAAATGCCCTCCGGAAGCAGGATTAAGACCCTGATGGAGCATTTCTTCATCCAATTGATTCAGAATGCCATGCAAATCCATAGTTTCATTGTCCGGGTGCTCCAATTTGCCCTTCATACTTTCAAAGGAAAAATAGGCTTTTCGATCCATCAGACTGTCCAAAAAGTCCTGTGCAAATTCTTGCATTTCACGATCCAATCCTTCGCGGATCTTACGGTCCGGTGATAAGGCTGCACCGGCTCTTTCAAGTTCCAGGATTTGTGCTTTTAATTGATTTTCCATAAAGTCTGCAAAATATTAAATGATCCTTCAGCAGGCTTAATTTTTATTTAATGATTTGTAAATATCCTACCTCAAATGGTTCGAATTGATTAAAAATGCTTATTTTTAGACTTCGCTGCATGACAGCACAAAACCGATCTAATTTTTCCAATTTCAAATGTTGACAAAAGACCGTATAAACGAGGCATTAAAATTTCATTTTGGTTTCGAATCCTTTAAAGGCAATCAAGAGAAGATCATAGAATCTGTACTCAATCAAAAAGATACTTTCGTAATTATGCCGACAGGTGGGGGAAAGTCCCTCTGCTATCAGCTTCCTGCCCTGATGTTACCTGGCACTGCCATCATCATTTCACCCCTCATTGCACTGATGAAAAATCAGGTAGATGCCATCCGGGGTTATGGACAGACAGACGAGATTGCGCATTTTATGAATTCCTCGCTGAATCGCTCAGAAATCAAGCAGGTAAAGGAAGACATTACCCGTGCAAAAACCAAATTGCTCTATGTTGCACCGGAGACTTTGCAAAAAGAAGAAACCATCGAATTTTTAAATTCAGTGGACCTCTCCTTTATGGCAGTAGATGAAGCACATTGTATCTCTGAATGGGGACACGACTTCCGACCGGATTATCGTCGCATCAGAGACATGATCAATTCCATTGACCGACACATTCCCATTATTGCACTCACGGCTACTGCAACACCTAAAGTCCAGATTGACATCGTAAAGAGTTTGGAAATGAATGATCCGGATATTTACATGGAGTCCTTCAACCGACCCAATCTATATTATGAAGTAAGGCCAAAAATTAATAAGGACCAGACGATGAAACAGATCGTCCAAATCCTAAAGGCCCAACCGGGTGAATCCGCCATTATCTATGTGCAAGCCCGAAAAACGACTGAGGAGTTGGCTCAGGTACTTCTAGTTAACGGGATTAAAGCTGCTCCTTACCATGCTGGCATGGATCCAAAAGCAAGATCTCAGGTTCAGGATGATTTTCTGATGGAAGAAATCGATGTTATTTGTGCCACGATTGCCTTTGGAATGGGGATTGACAAGCCGGATGTACGGGTAGTTATCCATTATGACATTCCAAAATCCCTTGAAAATTATTATCAGGAGACAGGTCGGGCAGGCCGTGATGGCATGATTGGCAATTGTTTTGCTTTCTTCGCTAATTCAGACCTCACCAGACTGGAAAAATTCCTGAGAGACAAACCGGCTTCTGAACGGGATATGGGAGCTCAGCTCCTTGATGAGGTGGAAGCATACGTAGAAAGTTCTGTATGCAGACGAAAATTTGTACTTCATTATTTCGGAGAGGAATTTGAAGAATCTCGCTGCAAGGCTATGTGCGACAATTGCAGACACCCTAAACCAAAATTAGAAGTCAAAAAAGAAATGCTGCTGGCCTTAAAAACCATTCTTGCACTCAATCAAAATTTTACCATAAAACCTTTGGTCGAATTCCTCTGTGGAATCAACACAAAGGATATTCTGGACTACGAACTAGACCGTCATGAATTGTTTGGACAAGGGAAAGACAGGGACAATCTTTTCTGGTTCTCTTTATTCAGACAAGGGATTTTACAAGGTTTTATTATTAAAGATGTAGAAACTTATGGAATTCTAAAACTCAGCGAACAGGGCAAGGAATTCATTAAAAAACCGGAAGCCGTTGAAATTTCAATCAACCATGATTACGGTAATACCAGTTCCATTGAAGAAGATACCGCTCCGGCACAAGGTGTAGCGCTGGATCCGCAGCTCTTCAATACTTTAAAAGAAATCAGACTGGATGTAGCCAAAAAACATAAGGTTAAACCTTGGGTGGTGTTCTTTGATCCTTCCTTAGAAGAAATGGCTACTCAATACCCTATCAGCATGGAAGACCTGTGCAAAATATCCGGTGTAAGCAGAGGAAAGGCAGAACGATATGGTCAGGCTTTCATAGACTACATTGCCAAATATGTAGAAGAAAATGAAATTGAACGCCCGGATGATTTCCAAATTAAGCAAGTAGCTGACAAGTCCAAGGCAAAAGTGGAAATTATAAAATGCATTGACAAAAAAATGCCTCTTGGTGATATTGCCCGAAATGTTCAAATGAATATGGAAGAGCTGATGGACGAATTAAACATCATCGTCAGTTCAGGAACTAAAATAAATATAGATTACTACATAAAAGAAGAAGTGGACGAATCGATATGCGAAGACATCTACGATTACTTCAATACGGCAGACAGTGACTCAACCGAAGAAGCTTATAGAAGCCTCAAGGAGGACGACATTACCTTTGAAGAAATTCGATTGGTCCGCCTTAAGTTCCTTTCTGAAATGGTCAATTGATGCAGAAGCCGGGCATACTCATTATAAATGGCCCTAATCTGAATATGCTGGGGGTACGTCAACCAGAAATTTACGGGAACGTATCGTTTGAAACATACTTGGAAAATTTACATGCAACTTTTGCTGAGGTAACCTTGGGATATTATCAAAGTAACCATGAAGGAGATCTCATAGACTGCATCCAGGAATCAACCAAATCGTACAGAGGAATTGTCATAAATCCCGGAGCTTATACTCATACTTCTGTGGCCATTCGAGATGCCTTGGCAGGAATCCAAATTCCTGTTATTGAAGTGCATTTGAGCAACATCTATAGCCGCGAGCAATTTCGTCGCATTTCTTTAATTAAAGAGGTCTGTGTAAGTTCTTTTGTTGGATTTGGTCTGGATGGTTACAAAATGGCTGTTGAAAGAATGATGGAATTTATCAGAGCCGGATTTTAAAGCAAGGGTATCGAATGGAATTATATTCGCCAAAAATGAATTTCCAAAAATCCGTTTTCCAATTCAACATTTGTTCTCGGCTTCTAAAATTTAAAGGACAATAATTATTCACATAATCAAGGCTTACTGTGAGGACCCATACCGGGTAACATAAACCTAATTTACCAAAAAAAAACAGGAGGCTTCTTTTGGAAGCCCCCCGTTGCATTTTGAATGTTCCAAAAAATTACTTCGCAGGATTAGTTCCTTTCACCGGAGCAGCTCCTTGTGTAGTTGGTCTTCTTTTAGTATCTACACTTGTTGGTTTAGTTGCAGGGGTAGAACGCTTTGGCGTTGAAGATGAAGCATTTGGTTTTGCACCGGCAGATTTTCTGGTACCATCGGCAGATTTTGTATCAGTTCCCTGAGTGGTTGCATCTGTACTGCTGGATGTTTTGGCAGTTGTAGTAGTTGCAGCAGGTTTAGCATCCGTAGATTTTCCGGAAACGTCTGTGGATTTTGTTTCTGTACCCTGAGGTGCAGCAGCAGGTCCACCGGTTCTGTCAGGTCTTGGAGCTTGAGCATTGATCATAGCATTGAAAGCCATAAGAGCACCGAAAGTTAAAAGCAGTTTTTTCATTTAATTCAAAATTTAATGGTTTAAAAATTATAGTTTACATATTACAGTGATTCATTTTGATAAAAGGTTATCAGAATTAAAGGCTAATTATTAAAATTATTTTTTTTCTCATCCTTTAAAAAATAATGCCTTTGAATCAGAAATATTTTTTCATCGAAGTGCTAATCAAATTAATACTATGGTATCTCGCTAAAATGAGTGTTGAGTTCGGTATAAACCTATTTGGGAGCAAAATGCACTGTGTACATTTTAATCACCTCAACCATGTCAACTGCACAAAAAAAATAGGGGGTTACTTTTGTAACCCCCTATTTTTTTTAAATTTTTCCAAAAAATTACTTCGTTGGATTGGCGCCCTTCACTGGAGCAGCCTTTTGTGTTGTTGGCCTTCTTTTACAAGCAGCGGTACATTTATGGCCTTTTTCTCCATGAGCTAAAACGTGATTTCCACCTTTGCAAGCAGCAGTACACTTATGGTCTCTGATGTTGCCATCAGTAGCAGCAGTACCGTCACCACCAGTTCCAGCAGCTGGTTTAGAAGCAGAAGGAGTAGTTACCTTAGGAGCAGTTGAAGTAGCCCCAGGTTTGGTGGTGGTTGATGTTCCAGTGGCATCGCCAGATTTTGTTTCAGTTCCCTGAGGTGCAGCAGCAGGTCCACCGGTTCTGTCAGGTCTTGGAGTTTGAGCATTGACCATAGCATTGAAAGCCATAAAAGCTCCGAACATTAAAAGGAATTTTTTCATTTAAATAAATTTAATGGTTTAAAATAGATGTGCATTACTTATCAAAGTTACAGTATTTCGTAAAAGCTTATCAATATTTTTCGTTAAAATAAACTTAACAAAAGGATTTTAAGGCAGAATCAAAGATAAGAGCATAAAACAATCCTTCCTACTACCACAAGGTGGTCTTTCTGATTTCCTCCAGGTGGTCATAGATACATTGCAGCCCAAGGGTGGCGGCCCGGTTGTAGTCCATTACCTTTACTACCCTGCCATCATCAAAACTGATCATCAGACTGTTGACATGGTCTTCTGTTGCTTCTCCAAATTTCATTTCATTTTTTGGGATATGCAAATACTTTAACCTGAGCAATAAGTTACGGAATAGATCCGGGTCACATTGAGCTTTAAAGATCCCTTCCTCGAGTTCCGTATTTTTAATATTCTGCAGAATCATTCCTCCGGTACTGTCGATCTTCAACCGGTAGTCCGGGCATCCCCCAAACTGACAATAGGAATGTATTTGTATAAATCTTAAACCGTTTACATTCGGATTGGAGGTGTATTCAATCAATCGGTCAAACTTGTAAATTAGGGTATCTTTTCTGAGAAAACCCAGTGAGTAATAGGTGTTAAAATTCTTAGGAAACCGCACCTCATTGCCATTTTTCATGGTAACAGTTTGCTCGGATGCGTATTGCTTATATACAATAAGTGGTCCATCCTTTGTTTCCTCAATGAATGGAATATTAAGATCTCCTACTACTTTTGTCGGACTTACCGGTACCAATTCATAAACACCTGCGTCTTCCTTGGCTATAATCAGATAACTCTCATTTATCTTTCTTTTATAACCCTGAACAAATAAATCAAGCAGTCCATCGTCATTGAAATCGGCTACAAACCAGGGAGAATACTCAATGGAATCCAGGTACAATTGCTGGTCCTCATTTTTAACTTTTACACCCAGATTAAAACTCTTTAAATCTGAAAAGTTCTTTTCCAAAAAAATCTTGACTTCCTTCTCTAAAGTAAAGTCTTCAAATTCCTGAGCATTAAGTACACCAATGAATAAAGCAGGCAAAAGTGTCCACAAGAACTTAAACATATTCAAACGATCTATCGAATCAATGAAAAAACACCCTTTTGAGTACGAACTTGATTGTTCAGATAAAATATGGTCAAGGTGTACAGGTAAGACTCCATCGGTGCAGGATTCCCATCTATGTTTCCGTCCCAGGTTGCTGCAGGATTGGTTGTGGAAAACACCTTTTTACCCCAGCGATTGTAAATATCAAATTCAACACTTCTGATTTTGTTGAGATTGTTGTCTTTGTACACTGGATTGAAATCTTTATTCACCACCGTTTCACTACCCGGCATAAAAACATTCGGGAAGTCCACACATGGTAATTCTTCTATGTTGTATGTCAAACTAGCTGCCTCATCACAATAGGAGGAGGTGATGGTTAAAGCAATATTGGGTATGGTGATTAAAGTATCATAGGTGGTATTGGGAATCTTGGTATCAGGATCAGGTGACCAAAGATATTTTACAAAAGGATTTTGGAAATCAAGATTGGCGTACTTAACCGGAATGGCAAGTATGGTATTGGAATCGCCCACACATCCCATGACTTTGGTGGCACCTTGTTTAAAGTCGTAATAACTGCAACTTCGCTTTAATTCAAGATCGAACATTTTTGGGATGATGGTTGAATTGTTATTGACCATGGGTAAACTGATCAATTTCAACCCGGCAAAAGTATCTTGTTTAAATTTTTCAACATTGGTTCTGGCAATAATTTCCTTATCCTCCGCAGTACATTTGACATCATTGATCTTTAAATCCGTAGCCAACTTTGCATTGAAGAAGCGCAGCGTGTCTGTGAAGTTGCCGGTCATGATTACATTCTCTTCAATCTCAGAATAATCGATGGCAAGGTTAGATACCTTATCCGATGTTATACTCTTCAATAAAGAATTATTGGCTGTATTTGCTAATCTGGAATCATACTTTGCACCTGCAGGTGAAGATAGATTTCCATTTACACGGTGTGCAAAGGAAGTTAAATATTGCCGCTGATTTCCTCCCCGGGGCCTAAAACTGACCACCCTTGGCTCCAGACTTGGATCATAGGGATATGCCAGAGTCGTTTGCTCTTCAATAATGCCATCCTGATCCAATTCCACCAAACATAAATTATGGGTAGAAGAGGTGGTAAAATAATTACCAGCCAAAACAATACTGGAATTACCAGTCACAATACCCCGGTCAATGTGTACAAACTGGCTGTCCAAATGATAGGAAAACAATACATTGAAACTTGGGTCTATCCCTGCCACGAGATTGCTGTCCAGGGCAAGAAAAATCTGATTGTTATTAAAAACGTGTACATCGCGGATTAAATGAGCAGAATCCATTTTACTCAATAGTTGCTGAGAAAAATTCTGATCCGTCCTGATCAGGTATCCGCTTAGGTTGGATGAATCAGGGCCGGCATTAAAACTTATATAGCGGGATTGTACATCATTGGTCGCATGCACTACCGGATTTAGATAGACTTTCTGATCGGGAATGGAAATCGTGGTAGACAGTAAAACACTTCCTGTGAATGGATGGATTTCAAGCAAGTGAATACCTGATTGCGCTCCTTTGGTAAATATCTCTGCCAATAAAATGGTATCTGACTGACTTCCTCCTGGAAATCTTGCAGTATTCATGGAAAACAAATCAAAAGTGTCTACTTTAAATTTTTTGGTATAGACCTTTTTACCGCAATAGTTGTACTTGATCAACTGAATGGTAGAGTCCGGAGCATTTGCCAAAGTAATCCATCCGGCATCAGTGGTTCCATGTACGTTCAAAGCTTTCAAAGGCAAACTATCTTTCACATCAAAAAACTGAAGAGGTTGCGCCGCCAGATCCAATGAAAAAATAATAGCCACAAAGGGAATCCAGAATAAATGCCTGAAATTTGCCATGTCTTGTAAGAATGATTTATTTAACTTGCCGCAAAGTTAAGCAGAATGGACTTCCTAATCTGTTAAAAATGCGTCAAAAATAAAGCTCAAAAATAATATATTATAAATTTAATATACGTAATTGTATTGTAATCATGAATATTATATATTACTTAAATAATTTATTTATATTATTGTGTTTTTCAGCAACGCTCTCCGCCCAGAGCGGATGGAATATGCAAGTTCGGGCATTGGTAAAACCTCCTGAAAACTGCAGCAGTATTTGGGGTCATACAACCGGAAATGGAAAGGAATTGGCGCTCTTGGGAACTGCTGAAGGTGTCCGGATTTACGATCTCAGTTTGCCGGATCAGCCTAAGGAGATATTATTTATTCAAAGTAATCCCTGCCTTTGGCGCGAGTTAAAGACTTCCGGAGACTTCGCTTACGTATCCAGTGAGTGTGACGATGGATTGTTGATCATTGATTTGCGAAATCCGGATTCTATTCAGCACAAATTTGTTTTTGAC is a window of Candidatus Vicinibacter affinis DNA encoding:
- a CDS encoding thiol protease/hemagglutinin PrtT; the protein is MKKVLCLLILMNSIHLNGFSATVNLDVAKQVALFFANHISAVRIEKVELAHKAESTNHVPVFFIFNLNANDGYIIISAEDVATPVMGYSLKGRFTSIDMPINLQKWLTEYKEQIFYIRDNNLQAPPKIKQLWQDYYQGIFSVKDQISSVLPLMNTIWNQRPYYNDLCPGGSVTGCGATAMAQIMKYWNYPKQGTGFHSYNHPSYGTLSVNFGNATYDWSKMPNDVRGYNFDVANLMYHCGVAQNMDYSPQTSSSGLYTIDEAFKTYFGYKQSTQVYNRQNYGTAEWVNLLKNELDNSRPLLYRGAGTGGGHFFDIDGYDNNNFFHINWGWGGAYDGYFTIDALNPGGVGTGGGTGGYNSGHYAILGIQPEQTSTGSFDLSLYSAMEVNPTSLGSNQAFKVSVKIANLGMSAFSGDFCAAVFTNEGVFVDFVQILNNQNLQNGFYNTYEFNSAGMTLIPGKHTIGLYYRNPDKEWTLINQSTYNNPISLTVASNANVIAMYSKMNFSSNPIVQDQAFTVTADIANYGATDFKGWLSADIFDKEGKWVETIAEIENTVIKAGFFNSGFQFSNDGLSLDPGSYYIALFNSTNYTDWYILSNTLYDNPVLINVVSPGITADKYEDNNSRETAYNLPYTFNGSQAHINTIGSNFHNRTEYDFYKVILPAGSEYKIETKIGDRFSSLDGKDYSADILISYDLGNGYSEAYDYSIPNNIILKNGGEALFYIAPYSAGETGTYILDLKITKTQPSASKDFINENLLNCSPNPANNLLYLETTATLTGASDVKIFNTTGQLIKAINKISIGTQKMPIDVSSLQNGLYYLKIQNQLMESNSIKINILH
- a CDS encoding PD40 domain-containing protein, translated to MNRLLLHCFVLLFLFVLTGCPSNDSSDSDFSGSIYYNDGSQAGGTLFRISAKDGNVEQLMNNAIQPDIMANGDILAIENHQGRIMITDLYGANRRTLVSWSVDPNNKDRNFLNSPRISFDQKYVAYDGYPYNQVTYVVDAQSGQLLLSVGNPDKLDQSYYSPSWAPDGSLIVQGAPSRNNGLYLIDKDFNSITRIDPNLTDVNSPSVSPDGNTIAFISSYELWTMSFDGSNPRQIKTDLTVPSAPTWSPDSRYIAVVSGLRIYMVDVRNSTITRLEDSRAAGSQQISWK
- a CDS encoding aminotransferase class I/II-fold pyridoxal phosphate-dependent enzyme, producing MENQLKAQILELERAGAALSPDRKIREGLDREMQEFAQDFLDSLMDRKAYFSFESMKGKLEHPDNETMDLHGILNQLDEEMLHQGLNPASGGHLGYIPGGGLYAGALGDYLAAVCNQYAGIYYSGPGAVKLENELIRWLCRIMGFPSTAHGNLTSGGSIANLIAFTTAREAKELKAAEFNKQCIYLTSQVHHCVHKAIRICGMREARTRFVAMDDRFRMDPVDLRKKIEEDLELGFEPFIIIGSAGTTDTGAVDPLNELATVAEDYHLWFHVDAAYGGFFILADLEDELGYPLKNKFSGIERADSLAIDPHKGLFLSYGLGAVLIKDTASQYKAHYYRAAYMQDTVQAMEELSASDLSPELTKHFRGLRLWIPLRLYGIEPFKAALEEKILLCRYFYEEIRKMGFEVGSYPDLSVCIYRYVPLQGDADAFNAALVDHVVRDGRMFVSSTTIHQQYWIRIAILSFRTHLREIDLYLEIIREFMKGNV
- a CDS encoding ATP-dependent DNA helicase RecQ translates to MLTKDRINEALKFHFGFESFKGNQEKIIESVLNQKDTFVIMPTGGGKSLCYQLPALMLPGTAIIISPLIALMKNQVDAIRGYGQTDEIAHFMNSSLNRSEIKQVKEDITRAKTKLLYVAPETLQKEETIEFLNSVDLSFMAVDEAHCISEWGHDFRPDYRRIRDMINSIDRHIPIIALTATATPKVQIDIVKSLEMNDPDIYMESFNRPNLYYEVRPKINKDQTMKQIVQILKAQPGESAIIYVQARKTTEELAQVLLVNGIKAAPYHAGMDPKARSQVQDDFLMEEIDVICATIAFGMGIDKPDVRVVIHYDIPKSLENYYQETGRAGRDGMIGNCFAFFANSDLTRLEKFLRDKPASERDMGAQLLDEVEAYVESSVCRRKFVLHYFGEEFEESRCKAMCDNCRHPKPKLEVKKEMLLALKTILALNQNFTIKPLVEFLCGINTKDILDYELDRHELFGQGKDRDNLFWFSLFRQGILQGFIIKDVETYGILKLSEQGKEFIKKPEAVEISINHDYGNTSSIEEDTAPAQGVALDPQLFNTLKEIRLDVAKKHKVKPWVVFFDPSLEEMATQYPISMEDLCKISGVSRGKAERYGQAFIDYIAKYVEENEIERPDDFQIKQVADKSKAKVEIIKCIDKKMPLGDIARNVQMNMEELMDELNIIVSSGTKINIDYYIKEEVDESICEDIYDYFNTADSDSTEEAYRSLKEDDITFEEIRLVRLKFLSEMVN